The genomic stretch taaaactgtttcccgccaaaagtctctaaGCGGGCAACAgcgcaaaatctatgacgtcagagggtaacagtgcactgttacgcgcgaatgttgaccgacgaccgccgttgatgttgccgttgcacgtttttctttttgtgctataaaacaaatcacttaacgactggtccctcgggaaacactttattttgtttccctcgaatttcaatgtttccctcggctgcgcctcggggaaacattgagattcccggaacaaaatgaactgtttccctcgggttCAGTCATAAGGGGTTTTTGTTGACTGATCCGACATGTTGCACTCATTTGGCCActatgttgcatgatgttggaagttgttgaaagaagtttgatttccataacacatcgtcttcaacatcatccaacctttcttttgttctaaggtTTGAACAAAagtgttgcattcgtttggccgCTACATTCAATAGTGTTGCACGCACGCGAGCACTGCGGCTATCGCTATCCATGATGATGGTTTCTTCGTTGCATCTGTTTCGCGCGTTGCCACACCAGTTCAAGCTACAGAATGGTGAAAGAGTGAAGTCTTGAATATCTGAGCGACGAAAGCTTGAGCAATCTCTCCTCGAACAGATAGCCTTTATTGTGTTTAAAGCTCTCAGGGGCATGACGCCAATGTATATGCAGGGTCTTTTGCAAGTCAAGACCCCAGGACGGTACTCCCTACGCAGCGACGCTCGGGTCTTCTCAAGGTTCCTCACACCTGGCAAAGACCTTTGGAGACCGCGCATTTGCTGATGCAGTTCTCGGATTCTGGAACTGCCTTCCTCTTGCTATCATCAGAGAGAATGACTCTATTGATAATCTTAAAAGGAACGTGAAAACGCCAAGACGGCGAGAGTTTGTTTTCAAAGGATTTTGGGTAGATTTTGGTTCCAGACCCTTGAGTCAAAAATTCTGGATCCAACATGCTGCATTCGCTTGGCCACCTCGTTGTCGTTCGACACTTTTCACagcgtccaacaatgttggatgatttTGGATCTCTTTGGTCAGGCCTGTATGGATCAATGAAAATatactggaaatactcacaTACAGAGACACCAGTTTAATTCGATATGTAAAAAACTTGGCCCGATTTTATAATCAGTTTAAAAAACTAATGCCTCTCTGGAATAAGGATTCCCGGATTCGAGCTGTACGCATGGGCGTACGTGCGTATAATGGACGCTACACCCCTGCCCCATGCAAACAAGTAATCGTGCTCACAGGCTGTGTTTTGAGGGGCTCCGGCATTTCCTTTTCTTAAGAAACCCGCCTTCTTTTTTATCTTACACCGCTTGAAGTTTTCTAATTCGATGTACTTCAATTCTCCGAAACACAAAAAGTGAAATTAAGCGCATGGTCGATCTAAGAAAATGAAATCGAGCACCGAAAAATGAAATTCGATCCACGTAGTGTTTACACTGTAAACTTTCGTAAACAATATGGCAATAAAAAATGTACGAAAATGAATTGTAAACTTATAGATGTTTATAGTTTTAGCTCAGTCATAATTTCAAATTATTATGTACTTGTTTTAGACAATATTCAGCCTGCTCTCTCTGTCGATCTACCTCTCTCTCTTGTAATTAtacgatttttattttttattcagaTCCGTAAATGACttaaacaaaacactatttcttcCATATTGTTTTTGTggaaatttgcaataaaaaaagatagaaaaactccaaagaaaataaaagcttGAAACATATACATTTCTTGTGCATGAAAAACATTAACAGCTGATCTACTGTATCTTTTGAATCTTATAGCTACTAAGCTTTCTCGGAGGACTAGGCATAGGCGTACGAGCCGGGGGGGGGGCGGCAGCCCCCCCAGTCTCGAAAATATTCGGGCAAAACGCCAAAAATTCGGGCAATAAAGAAACGATAAACGatggaattgaaaaataaaattaagaagaaataaaaaacaagaacacttgaaagtaaaaaaatactACTTGTGATATGAAAGTCGTTGTTTTGGAGTAAGGCTTTGCTGTGACAGTGGATCTTGAAACATTTGATGCTCTGCTGCTGTTCTGTTGATCGCTGGCACTTGCTGCAGTTCGCGCCAAACTTTCGCGCCACTTTGAAAGCGGCGCGatagatgaaagaaagtttcaGTTCGAAGTTTCTTCGAGGTCTGTATCATCGAGTTTTTGGACGCCGGCATTCGAAACTTTTACAGATCAAAGTTACTTTCAAGGTGAGTTCAAGCAGCCTAGGAGGCTTCAGGttaatatttaatttagcgTTAGCAATTTATTTTGTATAAAATTCAATTCAACGCTGGCATTTTGTTGGGTTTCACCAAAGGAGCTGATTCACTTGGAAAGCTCGATTTCTAAATGAATGAATATGAGAAATTCTGGATGAATATGAGAAGTTCTGATTTAGATATATTTCTACATGCAAACCGCCTGTTTGAAATGGTCCCAGAATTCTCGAAGGTGGTGTCTATTCTGGCCGTAATTCCAGCAACATCATGTTCAGCGGAACGCTCCTTCAGCGGACTTCGGAGACTGAAGACATATCTTCGCAGCACGATGGGGCAGAGTAGACTGAATAGCCTCGCTATCATTAGTATTGAGCGCGCCTATGGCAATAGGGTAATAGTAGATAgtattgacaaaataattgacaCTTTTGGACAACGCCACGGAAGGAGAAGCTACTTTTTTAAATAAGGTTTTGCTAGTTTAGTTACTAGATCGAGTTGCTTGTTTAGTTACTCGATCGTTACTAGATCGAGTAAACCTACATAGAGTATGTGAGgttctaaaaactgtgtttcGATTACGTACAATTTTATGCCTTTCAACGATTGTAAACGCATGTTTTTTCGTACATTTTGAGGGAGTAAATAACTGATTTCGACAATCAAGCAATGGGGCACTGCGTAATTTTTCGGGCAAACAGGGCGCCGCCCCCCAACGTCGGATCGTGCCCGTACGCCTATGGGACAAGGAAAAAGAACGCGTATTTTATCGGAAAAGAATTCTTCACATTTTTCTGGCACTTGAGACTTCTCGACCAACTACAGATTTTCCAAGTCACAAATACACTTATCGAGTGCTAGAGCAAGGGTTGGAAGTAGGGCTCCTCTCTTTACGGTGCTATAATTTGCAAAAGCATGCTTACAGTACTCATTTTTAAGACCACCTTACAAAAGCTTCAAAAGTGCTAAGAGAATTACTACAGTTTTTTTGAGGCGAAATCTTCGGATGAAATCCATAGAACCACTAGTAAATGCTTTAAGGTTAAGCTGTCGCAAATGCTGATAGTATTAGAAGTTTCTGATTTTTATATGATTTCAACAAAGTGGGTCGCTTTTACAAGTTTTGCCACACGATAGCCTACATGCAGCAGCGTGGTTATTTTGTTGGAAAATATGTTTCAGGAATGgtgagttcacgctcttgattgcatcatgggtaatcagggcaacatggcgggaaattcaaaggtttgtatggaaattcagagcaaaatatactgtacatgactctactttatagacttttgccttcataaaccaaacaaataagtcaTAAATGAGTCATGTTTACAACTGACATGAACTAGACTGggtatccgttctttggaattcctaaatattgcttttttcgtctccatacattctctgtaattttgtgcctttggaattacaggaaatgtatggcagaaactgtttttaataaaataatttctacaataggcattctcttcaaatttattctgccgcaccctttagcgcatatcttctgttttgaaaaataaaaaccccAAAATTGCagatcatgaatacttttcagcgctttgaacttccttacaaacctttgaatttctcgtCATCTTGCCCTgcttacccatgatgcactcaaaagcgtgaactcgtctatacCGTCTCAGCTCTGGACCACGAAATATTCCATAACGGGCCGAGCTTTGGCACGGCATGAAAGCCAGATGATTTGATTTTTCTTGAGAGAAAAAGCAGGATGATCTTCGCTTATCGCACTTTAAAACATTCCCGTAAGCAAAGGCCAGCCCTTGCACTCGACCGCAAGAGCTAGATCAAGAGACACTTTTAGACGATCTTTCCAAAGAAAATCCAACTGCTCCGATGCAGCAGCTTGGGAGGCTCCTGAAAGACCTAATCTATCAAAGAAAAGGCCAGTCGATGACACATATTTTAGGTTCGGAGACCATTTCACGGATTTAAATGCTTCTCTTAACAAAGAATAACACTTCTTTTTTAGGTTGCTACCGTTTAAGCAGAAAATAGGGTCGTCTCCTGACGATATTCCAGTGATAGCATCTGACCGGGTTTGCAACAATTTCTTCTCGTCAGTGGACGAGGAAATTGGAACTACAACAAGACGTTTTCTTACGTCCCGGTACACCAAATCACAAAACCGCGAGATCCTGACAAGTTTTACCATACAATCGAACTCGTCACACTTTATGATCTTCGTGCCTTCATAAAAGCTTCCTGCGGACTCCACTTTGCTCTCGAATCTTTCATCAATAGAAGCAACTTTACTGAGCAAAGCTGCAACTGCTTCCTCTTCGGCATTCTGGACGTCTATAATCTCCTGGTCATGCGACAGTTTCGCGTAATTGTCATCAAGGTACTGAATGCACTTGTCAAGCGCCATGAACCAAAAGGAAATACAAATTCTACCAGGCGGTTCATGCGAAAAAGTATCCAGTCTTCCCGACCGCGAAGCAGCGGCGCAAAGATTGCTGGAAAAGCATCTTCCTTGACCACGTTGTTGCCAAATTGAAGTCTTCGACTCTGGGAGGTACTTGAGGTTTTGTCGCATAAGACGCTATATAATGGCCAGCGAAGACGATAACAAGGACAGTCTTGCAGAGGTCAACAATCAGAACGATAATAACACTGAAACTACCGACCCTGCGGCGTCGTCAGACGCAAAAGGTGAaagcagtgaggacaaaagCACTACTGCAGTCGACAATGATGAAGGAGAGAAAGAAGTGAAATTGTACGTTGGAAATCTGCCCGACCAGTGTAGACGAGCGGCCTTGCAAGAGCTCTTCGATAAGTTTGGGAAGGTTTCGCAGTGCGATATTGTAAAAAACTTTGCTTTTGTGGTAAGTCGCAAAGAGCAGCTGCTTCGCGTTCAAGAACGTGTCATACACCGAATTATACGCGTTACGAGCATGCAACGAAGGCCATTTTCAGACGCTTTACTCACACGGCAGCTTCATCAACATCTACacattccagcactcggcaaagctCCTTTTTGACTTATAGGTTGAATTTATGTTTAACTTCATGTAAAAAATTATACGTCGTCTGAATTAACTTGGCACTGATCTTTTATTTCGATCGGCTCAACCAATGTAATCCAGCGCGGCTTAGCACTGGTGAACGGCTTTGGAGCAGCTTTAATTTTGTTCCTGACTCAGAATCATAGGCCAGAATTGCTATTATGTATTTTCTTGGACAGTTTGCCAAAAGTATGCACAGCATAGCTTTCAGAGCGAAAGCATGGCAGGCTAATTGGCTGATGTTTGAAGTGATGTACAAATATGTTTTGGGGTTTTTGTGGAAGACAGCAAAGCTTTCTCCATATGCCTGAAAAACTTCTCGTTCTCAGTTCAACTAAGCCAGGATTAATTCGTTTTGGTCCAGTggtgtgataaaaaaaaaatgtcttggagtggttttcaattgagtgtctaaagtaattagcgaattgctttggttttgcattacttcactcagtgattggttcaaagttctcgtgccaacaaaatttaaccaaaaccaatagtggCCTGTGCGTGCACATCTTCCTgggctttgtgtcggctacatgtaattacactAACACTAACCAATTACAATTGGTTTATTGGATTGTcgccatcctttttgattggccaaagtaattactttggttttggttttacgaccaTCTTTTGAAACTTTCTCTAACTGTTCCCAATTGGATGATTATTATGAAATGTAGTCCTACAGTAACATAAATACACACTTCTCGACTAAATTCTGATAATTCTGCTACTTTTACTCTCAATTTAATAGCACATGGTGGGAGAAAAGAATGCGAAAGAGGCTCTCGAGAATTTAGATGATTCTGAATTCTGTGGAACCCACATCCAAGTACAGGTTAGTCCGTATTAGTTAATTACTACTTTTGCCCACCAGACCCAAATCCATAGCAATGAATTTATTAAGTTGGTAATGAAAATTTGTTACAACAAATAGAGAAAGcctgagaatttttttttcaagtgaatGAATCCTGAGAAAACTTGCATGGGCAAAAAAGCCTGTCACAGCCTTTAATTCACCCAACCACCACCTCGGAGTTTGACTCTACAGTCTCTGACATGTGAAACAACCAAAAGTACTTCCGGATTGCAATTTGATGTtaatttgcttttcttttttctcaagtCACCTTTTACATTCATTGTTCTGGAATTTTTGGCACCATGGGTACAGTTTGCTTGGGAAAAGAGAAAGCAGGAAACCCTTGTCCATTTACTTTGTCCGCAGTTCCCTTAAAATCTTTCTGATAAAGCCTTGTTGTTGTGTCAGATACACTGAGTACCCTGCACTGTtgcggtggctcagttggttgtgcATCGGGCTGTCACATGGAAGGTTGAGAGTGAGCCGGACCAACACTGAGGGTCTTAAAatagctgaggagaaagtgctgcctttgtaattacacccgcaaaatGGTTAGACGTTCAAGTCTTCTCAAATTAGGACTGTAAAccagaggtcccgtctcatacatgtagcccttgttggaaaccAAATAGTATGGTTTTAGGGTCTTTTGCCAAGACCATTTCAAGTGGTTGGACTTTGGTCCTAAGTAAGAACTGGTTGTATGAATGCCAATCACCTTGAATTTTGTCTTTACAGTATGCTAAAACCAAAGGCAAACCATCTGAAGATGAGTGCTTTTCATGTGGGAAACATGGCCACTGGTAAGCTAGAAcctgataatgataatgataatgataatgataatgataatgataatgataatgataataataataataataataataataataataataacaataataataatgagatgatgatgatgatgatgataatgaaataATGGTAATgctaatgaaaataataatggtAACACTTGCTATCCCAGGAGATGCTTGGGTGGCAGAAAAGGAGGCTGAAAAATTGGAGAAATATCAGCTTCTCAAGGATTAAATGATTAAAATGTGGGGGGTAATATTATTGTACCTGTGGTAATTGGAGTGTTAAGTGTAGTGAGCAAAAAGTAAGCACTTTCCCTACAAAGTGAACTCCAGGTGTTTTCGTCAATTGCTGGCCGTCTGATGTCTTCATGCAAAACTCTGCTAATTAGGTTCAATGCATGAAACGctttgacaaataactcagaaaatGATGTACTGTACatacctgagaattggagaggtggtttaTAAATTTGTTTCCTAGAACAATCGGAGTTCTTGGCTTTTCTCATTGAATGGTttcaatcgtttttttttttttgtgacagtgaaaacgatggGCAAAAACGCAATTTTTTGGTGGGGAGGGAGTAGGAGGGAGGTAACAAATTCCCCACTGCTGTGGTTAATTTCTGTAACCACCGAGTCATGTTATCCCAAATAACTTTTGATGATCACacataaaagacaaaaaatgtttACCCGTGACAAATGCACACACTTTGTgcctatttttttatttgcaggGCAAAAGACTGCCCCAAAAGGCGAAGGTGAGATCCTCAACATAAAATGTAGAATAAAGGTTTGAGAAAGACATCAGAGTTTTAAGATTTAACCACGACACCAGCCGTGCTCCCAGTCATTTATTTTTTGGAGATGGTATTGTAAAAGTATGTTCTATCAGAGCTTGAAATTTTGCACCtagatacaaaaatttagtcACAAAGTGTATGAAAATGTAATCAGGGGTTAATTGCCTTGTATTGTGTTGCCAGTGGTTTAACATcgttaagcaatagaggacatttTCCGTGTTAACATAGCCTCATCTTAACAcgaggggaagttgggagaattctcatCTTGATCTGGACGAAAATCATTGCTACATTACAGTATTTTTCCCCTATATTACcagtaaaattaatgttacatTGTACGTTGAATGAGCTTTGTGTGGATTCAGTCGAAGCGTCAGTCTTTGCATATTTATTTGTAGGACACTAAATGATTTGTCGCAGCACCAAACACAAGGTGCGGGATTGCTCTGATCTGACTGtaaaaatcgtaaaaatattaaatttgcattaaCTGCCATTCCCGGTTCATGCAAAAATAAATTGCACTGTCTTGCGAGCCACACTTTACCCAGAGCAGAAgtaacacctttttttttttttaaagttctatAACGAATAAATTCCAAACTCCAAGTGccaaatttaatgctatttttgaGAAGGAATTGAAATTCGTGCGGCCGCTAGCCCTCATGTGGAAAGTCACGGATTATGTTGCGTGTGAAATCATGTAGAACGGCCTTTGAACCGGTTGTTtcgtaaaaataataaaaacattttctgagagCTTTTGTAAACTTTTACCACCAGCATATTAAAAGTTTTAGCCTGCTTACCTCCTCAAAATACTATAAGCTACAATGggggacaaaactcttaggacGCTTGACATGATCTGCCTTTATTTCTCcccttttcccccaccccccaagcaatgttgtagtttgtgcGGCGCTGTACACTTTaccctgtcctaaaagagtttcTTCattccaacattgtttggaagggggaggggagggccatTCGCGGTATCCACGTGGTTAGAGAAgtgcatattatgctacatttGAATATTTGAAAAGGAAAGGCTCTGGAAGGAAGGTTTTCCATATCCGTCCCAAGGAGTTTTGTCCTCCATTGTAGAGTGCCTGGCTGGGCGACCaggtaatttttctcacttgcCTAAAGCCAAATGTTGGTCGCCTCAGGCGACCAACCGctgttagagcacagccttgcaaTCAGTCTCCTTAGGAATAGTGGGTAACTTGCTCAGAGTGTATAAAAATGTGTTTGCAATCCTGCCTTCTTTAGTGGTTAAAGTGATTTGAGATTTTTAAGTCAATCACAAGGAAATAGCAATGAGCACTCCATTGAGATTGGCTTTAGTATTTTGACAGGATCCTTTCCACTTACAGGTTTGACGATCGTCGCGACTATCGACGTAACGACTATGGACCACCAAGAAGGGGTCCTTATGACCGGCCGCCACCTAATTACTATGACCCGTATATGGACCGAAGAGGTGGCTACCCACCAGCCAGGGATTACTATGGCTATCAATACAGAAGTCGAAGCCCAGGAAGGTCTCCTCCAAGGTATTTAACCTCAAGGCAATTATTTCATTGGTCAGTTTGTACAATTCTTGTGACAGTCAAGTCTTTGacatattgtttttttttcggtgtcCAAAAAA from Montipora capricornis isolate CH-2021 chromosome 12, ASM3666992v2, whole genome shotgun sequence encodes the following:
- the LOC138026129 gene encoding RNA-binding protein 4B-like isoform X1 — encoded protein: MASEDDNKDSLAEVNNQNDNNTETTDPAASSDAKGESSEDKSTTAVDNDEGEKEVKLYVGNLPDQCRRAALQELFDKFGKVSQCDIVKNFAFVHMVGEKNAKEALENLDDSEFCGTHIQVQYAKTKGKPSEDECFSCGKHGHWAKDCPKRRRFDDRRDYRRNDYGPPRRGPYDRPPPNYYDPYMDRRGGYPPARDYYGYQYRSRSPGRSPPRYTGFYEGYPRHDGYGSRRMCAVR
- the LOC138026129 gene encoding RNA-binding protein 4B-like isoform X2; the protein is MASEDDNKDSLAEVNNQNDNNTETTDPAASSDAKGESSEDKSTTAVDNDEGEKEVKLYVGNLPDQCRRAALQELFDKFGKVSQCDIVKNFAFVHMVGEKNAKEALENLDDSEFCGTHIQVQYAKTKGKPSEDECFSCGKHGHWAKDCPKRRRFDDRRDYRRNDYGPPRRGPYDRPPPNYYDPYMDRRGGYPPARDYYGYQYRSRSPGRSPPRYTGFYEGYPRHDGYGSRRY